One Akkermansiaceae bacterium genomic region harbors:
- a CDS encoding glycoside hydrolase family 3 protein produces the protein MMHGQLLLLGVPGTTLTPEDAALYKSIQPGGFVLFGRNVESPAQLRKLTDDLRGLCDITPIISIDQEGGRVSRTREIGTEPPSAQELREKGDMGLIAQHGKLTAFLLRLLGFNMNLCPVLDICYDDGADNAMQGRCYGTDAQEVITNAGIFNRNLRYCKVLSSGKHFPSCGLADTDPHHALPHVDKSVADMLASDLLPYTALMPELDSLMSCHAHFSAVDPDSPGLPGSLSRNLLTHLLRNQLGYEGVIITDDLDMGAIVNTYGRGPDVKLAIAAGNDMAMICHQVDTAAVALEHLKQLPNQTIDDALRRIEKMKKKLSGPLKFTPELWHSIDADIMKLRVDVLGPERAHRKTDYSGEKRSPVEGY, from the coding sequence ATGATGCACGGCCAACTTCTATTGCTCGGTGTTCCGGGAACCACCCTCACTCCCGAGGACGCCGCGCTCTACAAATCCATCCAACCAGGTGGCTTTGTTCTATTTGGGCGCAATGTCGAGTCCCCAGCTCAGCTTAGAAAACTAACCGACGACCTGCGCGGGCTTTGCGATATCACACCGATCATTTCCATCGACCAGGAAGGTGGTCGCGTTTCCCGCACCCGGGAAATAGGAACCGAACCCCCGTCGGCCCAGGAGCTCCGGGAAAAGGGCGACATGGGGCTGATTGCCCAACACGGCAAACTCACCGCGTTTTTACTCCGTTTGTTAGGATTCAACATGAATCTCTGTCCGGTGTTGGATATCTGCTACGATGATGGTGCCGACAATGCGATGCAGGGTCGCTGTTATGGCACGGATGCCCAGGAGGTCATCACCAACGCGGGAATCTTCAATCGCAACCTCCGCTACTGCAAGGTGCTCTCCAGCGGCAAGCATTTCCCCTCGTGTGGACTCGCAGACACCGACCCCCACCACGCCCTTCCCCATGTCGACAAAAGTGTGGCCGATATGCTTGCCAGCGACCTGCTACCCTACACCGCCCTGATGCCGGAGCTCGACTCGCTGATGAGCTGCCACGCGCACTTTTCTGCCGTAGACCCCGATTCCCCCGGGCTACCCGGCTCATTATCCCGGAATCTGCTGACGCACTTGCTGCGCAACCAGCTTGGCTACGAGGGCGTGATCATCACCGATGACCTCGATATGGGTGCCATCGTCAATACCTATGGCCGCGGACCGGATGTCAAACTCGCCATCGCCGCAGGCAACGACATGGCCATGATCTGTCATCAGGTGGACACTGCCGCTGTCGCCCTGGAACACCTCAAGCAACTGCCGAACCAGACGATAGATGACGCACTGCGCAGGATTGAGAAAATGAAGAAAAAACTTTCCGGTCCGTTGAAATTCACCCCGGAACTGTGGCACAGCATTGACGCCGACATCATGAAACTCCGCGTCGATGTGTTAGGCCCGGAGCGGGCGCACCGGAAAACCGATTATTCAGGTGAGAAACGCTCGCCGGTGGAGGGGTATTGA
- the argF gene encoding ornithine carbamoyltransferase, protein MTHLLSIEELSRDRIWKIIDNAVSLKTERKKHGGHKVKPLTGQTWAMIFTKASTRTRVSFEVGIRELGGSVMFLSSNDLQLGRGEPIKDTARVLGRMVHGAVIRTFAQKDVVDFANFSGIPTINALTDDAHPCQILADLLTIRERLGTWENKKIAFVGDGFNNMSRSWMWAARQLNFELAIAAPQGCLPTPQYVERLNSANVTLTTDPIEAVKDADVINTDVWLSMGEEGQVEKEALFGNYQVNSELLRHAHSSHIVLHCLPAYRGKEITDTVLEGHADVIFQQAENRLHVQKAILAKLAAYGQTFRGMFS, encoded by the coding sequence GTGACCCACTTACTCTCCATCGAAGAGCTATCCAGAGACCGCATCTGGAAAATCATAGATAACGCCGTTTCGTTAAAAACCGAACGTAAAAAACACGGCGGCCACAAGGTCAAGCCGCTTACCGGCCAGACCTGGGCGATGATTTTCACCAAGGCATCCACCAGGACCCGTGTTTCCTTTGAAGTCGGCATTCGCGAACTTGGTGGCTCCGTCATGTTCCTTTCCTCCAACGACCTGCAACTGGGTCGGGGTGAGCCCATCAAGGATACGGCACGCGTGTTGGGCCGGATGGTCCACGGTGCGGTGATCCGGACCTTCGCGCAGAAGGATGTGGTGGATTTCGCCAATTTCTCCGGAATCCCGACGATCAATGCGCTAACCGACGATGCCCACCCGTGCCAGATCCTTGCCGACCTCCTCACCATCCGTGAACGCCTCGGAACCTGGGAGAACAAAAAAATCGCCTTTGTCGGTGACGGCTTCAACAACATGTCCAGGTCATGGATGTGGGCAGCCAGGCAGCTGAACTTTGAACTCGCCATTGCCGCGCCCCAGGGGTGTCTGCCGACTCCCCAATACGTCGAGAGACTGAACTCTGCCAACGTTACCCTGACCACCGATCCAATCGAAGCCGTCAAAGACGCCGATGTCATCAACACCGATGTCTGGCTCTCCATGGGTGAAGAAGGCCAGGTCGAAAAAGAAGCCTTGTTCGGCAACTACCAGGTGAATTCCGAACTCCTCAGGCACGCCCACTCATCCCATATCGTGCTCCACTGCCTGCCTGCTTATCGTGGCAAGGAAATCACCGATACCGTGCTCGAGGGTCACGCCGACGTCATTTTCCAACAAGCCGAAAACCGGCTCCACGTCCAGAAAGCCATCCTGGCCAAACTCGCTGCCTACGGCCAGACGTTCCGTGGCATGTTTTCCTAG
- a CDS encoding glutamine--tRNA ligase/YqeY domain fusion protein, with translation MSKDNKTDFIREIIAKDLASGKHDTVITRFPPEPNGYLHIGHAKAICISFGIAQENAAVGARCHLRFDDTNPEKEESEYVESIKTDVQWLGFDWGDHLYFASNYFDFFYDCAKHLINEGLAYVDEQSPEEIKRNRGDVVTPGTPSPFRDRPTGESLDLFARMKAGEFKDGSMVLRAKIDLTSSNMNMRDPVIYRIVHSTHHNTGDDWCVYPMYDFAHPLEDALERITHSLCSLEFENHRPLYDWFIAHCPVPAVPRQIEFSRLNLSYTVMSKRKLLQLVEEGRVSGWDDPRLPTISGMRRRGYPPAAIRNFCHRCGVTKVNSVTDMAILESEIRDELNRTAERRMAVLDPLKVVITNWPNADHVELVQVPNNPADKTSGMREVTLGKELWIERDDFMEEPPNQFFRLGPGRSARLRGGYIITCTGFEKDDAGEVSEIHCEFIPDTIGKDAPEGIQCRAAIHWVDAATAVDAEVRLYDRLFSEENPDAAEGGFLSCLNEDSLTVVPNAKLESSLAEVKSGVTYQFERVGYFCTDIIDHVAGGNIVFNRTVALRDSWK, from the coding sequence ATGAGTAAGGACAATAAGACAGACTTTATCCGTGAGATTATCGCCAAGGATCTGGCGAGCGGGAAACATGACACTGTCATCACCCGGTTCCCGCCGGAGCCGAATGGTTACCTGCATATTGGACACGCCAAAGCCATCTGCATCAGCTTCGGTATTGCGCAGGAAAATGCCGCCGTGGGCGCGCGCTGCCATCTTCGTTTTGACGACACCAACCCGGAAAAAGAGGAAAGCGAATATGTCGAAAGCATTAAAACCGACGTCCAGTGGCTTGGCTTCGACTGGGGTGATCACCTGTATTTCGCAAGCAACTACTTTGATTTTTTCTACGACTGCGCCAAGCACCTGATCAATGAGGGGCTGGCTTACGTCGATGAACAGTCGCCTGAAGAGATCAAAAGGAACCGAGGCGACGTCGTTACCCCCGGGACCCCCTCCCCGTTCCGTGACCGCCCCACCGGAGAAAGCCTGGATCTTTTTGCCCGCATGAAAGCCGGCGAGTTCAAAGACGGCTCGATGGTGCTACGTGCCAAGATCGACCTCACATCATCGAACATGAACATGCGCGATCCCGTGATTTACCGGATCGTGCACTCGACGCACCACAACACGGGAGACGACTGGTGTGTCTACCCGATGTATGACTTCGCCCACCCGCTGGAGGATGCACTGGAGCGTATCACGCACTCGCTTTGCAGCTTGGAGTTTGAAAACCACCGACCACTTTACGATTGGTTTATTGCACACTGTCCAGTACCGGCCGTGCCGCGCCAGATCGAGTTTTCCCGCCTGAACCTGAGCTACACGGTGATGAGTAAGCGCAAGCTCCTGCAGCTCGTCGAGGAAGGCCGCGTGAGTGGCTGGGATGACCCTCGCCTGCCTACCATCTCAGGTATGCGCCGTCGTGGTTACCCACCAGCTGCCATACGTAACTTCTGCCACCGTTGTGGTGTCACCAAGGTGAACAGCGTGACCGACATGGCCATTCTGGAATCCGAGATACGTGACGAGCTGAACCGCACCGCCGAACGCCGGATGGCCGTGCTTGACCCGCTCAAGGTCGTCATCACCAACTGGCCAAACGCCGACCACGTCGAGCTGGTCCAAGTACCTAACAACCCTGCCGACAAAACCTCCGGCATGCGCGAAGTGACACTCGGAAAGGAACTCTGGATCGAACGTGACGACTTTATGGAGGAGCCTCCTAACCAATTTTTCCGCCTCGGGCCTGGCCGGTCAGCCCGGCTTCGCGGTGGCTACATCATCACCTGCACGGGTTTTGAGAAAGACGATGCCGGCGAAGTGTCAGAGATCCACTGTGAGTTTATCCCAGATACCATTGGCAAGGATGCGCCTGAAGGCATCCAATGCCGCGCGGCGATCCACTGGGTCGATGCCGCGACTGCCGTCGATGCAGAAGTGCGACTCTATGACCGGCTGTTTTCGGAAGAAAACCCTGACGCAGCCGAAGGAGGGTTCCTCAGCTGCCTCAACGAAGACTCACTTACCGTGGTCCCCAATGCCAAGCTTGAGTCATCACTTGCTGAAGTCAAATCCGGGGTGACCTACCAGTTTGAACGCGTCGGCTACTTCTGCACGGATATTATCGATCACGTTGCGGGTGGGAACATCGTCTTCAACCGGACGGTGGCACTGAGGGACTCCTGGAAGTAG
- a CDS encoding alpha/beta hydrolase has protein sequence MPWHKPRVREADADAVILLHGLWRSLWAMEPMAKYLNDHGYHTINVPYPSFRKPMEELTGIIHDAMTLHGGDRRIHFVTHSLGGVLARRLLRLLPPGQAGRVVMLAPPHQGSEIIDWVAQFKPLAMSLGPAGMQLGSGKIDAPALPEAVDSAVIMGTQSAIPFFRKLLDQENDGIVSVERGKIDGMKEFQVLDADHTFIASDPRVMEMTLKFLRDGKTV, from the coding sequence ATGCCGTGGCACAAACCACGGGTGCGGGAAGCCGACGCCGATGCCGTGATCCTGCTACACGGACTCTGGCGGAGCCTCTGGGCGATGGAGCCGATGGCGAAGTATCTCAACGACCACGGCTATCACACAATCAATGTCCCCTACCCGTCCTTCCGGAAACCGATGGAAGAACTCACCGGCATTATTCATGATGCCATGACCCTTCATGGTGGCGACCGGAGGATCCACTTTGTCACCCACTCGTTAGGCGGCGTCCTGGCGCGCAGGCTCTTACGTCTGCTGCCCCCCGGACAGGCGGGTCGGGTGGTCATGCTCGCCCCTCCCCACCAAGGCAGTGAAATCATCGATTGGGTAGCCCAGTTCAAACCCCTCGCGATGAGCCTCGGGCCGGCCGGCATGCAACTGGGCAGCGGCAAGATCGACGCCCCCGCCTTGCCTGAAGCCGTCGACTCAGCGGTGATCATGGGCACACAAAGCGCCATTCCGTTTTTCCGCAAACTTCTCGACCAGGAAAACGATGGCATCGTCTCCGTTGAGCGGGGAAAAATCGACGGCATGAAGGAGTTCCAGGTCCTGGATGCCGACCACACCTTTATCGCATCCGATCCCCGCGTGATGGAAATGACCCTGAAATTTCTTCGGGATGGCAAAACCGTTTGA
- a CDS encoding acetylornithine/succinylornithine family transaminase — protein sequence MSYVLPTYANFPLTAVRGEGARLWDSEGKCYLDFCAGIATCSIGHCHPALSKAISEQASTLMHCSNLYQIPQQKELARTLVEDFTRIPGKVFFGNSGAEANDGMIKTARRFGHARPNAKGSPRYEVITFNSSFHGRTLGSMAATAQTKIQQGFDPMLPGFKYVPLNDLEALKSAITDITAGIMLEPIQGEGGVHEVTPEFLQGVAGLCQEHDLLLMLDEIQCGLGRTGTPMGWQAVCPELKPDTISWAKGLGGGFPIGAFYVSDRAIDAKGTALSALMDAGSHGSTYGGNPLACSAALAVLTEIKSSGLWINAGHQEKRIRQAVTAWNHPAIDTIRGKGLLLGFALNRESMEVPDESPPAPHLCKALMANGLLTVPAGPDTLRWLPPLNVTDGEVDEALKILKNTLDLLLKN from the coding sequence ATGTCTTACGTCCTTCCTACTTACGCCAACTTTCCGCTCACCGCTGTCCGGGGAGAGGGCGCGCGATTGTGGGACAGTGAGGGCAAATGTTATCTCGATTTCTGCGCTGGCATTGCCACGTGCAGCATCGGCCACTGCCACCCTGCACTGAGTAAGGCGATCAGTGAACAAGCATCGACGCTGATGCATTGCTCCAACCTCTACCAAATCCCCCAGCAGAAAGAGCTGGCGCGTACCTTGGTTGAAGATTTCACCAGGATTCCGGGCAAGGTGTTTTTTGGAAATTCAGGAGCCGAAGCCAATGACGGCATGATTAAAACCGCCCGGCGATTTGGTCATGCCAGACCTAACGCCAAAGGCAGCCCCCGCTACGAGGTGATCACGTTTAACAGCTCGTTTCACGGCAGGACGCTTGGATCCATGGCCGCCACGGCCCAAACAAAAATCCAGCAAGGGTTCGATCCGATGCTGCCAGGTTTCAAGTATGTGCCACTCAATGATCTTGAGGCGCTTAAATCGGCGATCACCGACATCACCGCAGGTATCATGCTGGAGCCCATCCAGGGCGAAGGTGGTGTCCATGAGGTTACGCCCGAGTTTTTACAAGGAGTGGCCGGACTTTGTCAGGAACATGATCTGCTGCTGATGCTGGATGAAATCCAGTGCGGACTGGGTCGGACGGGAACCCCGATGGGGTGGCAGGCTGTTTGCCCCGAGCTCAAACCAGACACCATCTCGTGGGCCAAGGGCTTGGGTGGCGGTTTTCCGATCGGTGCCTTTTATGTGAGTGACAGAGCCATCGATGCAAAGGGCACCGCGCTATCTGCACTGATGGATGCCGGCTCCCATGGCTCGACCTATGGCGGCAATCCCCTCGCCTGCTCGGCCGCTCTCGCCGTTCTAACTGAAATCAAATCATCCGGCCTTTGGATCAACGCCGGCCATCAGGAAAAACGGATCCGGCAGGCAGTCACAGCATGGAATCACCCGGCGATCGATACCATCCGGGGCAAGGGCCTTCTTCTCGGATTTGCCCTCAACAGGGAATCCATGGAGGTTCCCGATGAATCACCACCGGCCCCCCACCTCTGCAAGGCGCTGATGGCCAATGGGCTGCTGACCGTCCCCGCCGGGCCTGACACCTTGCGTTGGCTGCCACCACTCAATGTCACCGATGGCGAAGTCGACGAGGCATTGAAAATACTCAAAAACACCCTCGATTTACTGCTTAAAAACTGA